AATTGGCGTTTCTCTCTCCCGCCGTTCAGCCACGCTTTGCGGTACTCGACCCTGATGTGATGAAAAGTTTACCTGAACGCCAACTGGTGAATGGTTTAGTCGATGCTTGGGTGCACGTCTGTGAACAGTATTTAACTCTACCTACTCAAGCCATGGTGCAAGAAGGCTATGCCGAAGTGCTGCTGAGAAACCTGTTAACCCTTGGCGCAGAGTTTACGAATCGAGACAATGATGCATGGCGAGCCAATCTGATGTGGACTGCCAACCAGGCTTTGAATGGTTTGATTGGTACTGGAGTGCCTCAAGATTGGGCAACGCATATGATCGGCCATGAGCTGACTGCATTATGGCATGTAGACCACGCTCGTTCGCTAGCAATTGTGCAACCTTGGCTGCTACGCAATCAACTGGAGCACAAAAAAGCCAAACTCGAACAGATGGGCAAAAATGTGTTTGGGTTACCACAAACCGATGATTTAGCGGAAAAAACCATTGCTGCCATTGAAGCCTTTTACCACCAACTGAATGTTGCGACCCAATTTGGTGAACACGGTATGGAAAAAGATGCAGCAGTAGATGCAGTGCTACAGCAGTTAACGGCTCACGGTATGCTCAAACTTGGCGAGCAAGGTAGTATTACCTTGCAAGAATCGCGCAAAATCCTTGAACACGCTTTGTCTTGAGTCTAAATCAAACAGCACTACTGACTAACGGATAAATCCTGTTACACTCTTATTGCACGCCAATCCAATATGGATGGCGTGTTTATTTTTGTTGTTTTTATGGATACGTGAGTTCGGATAGATTTATGTGGCTGTTGATTATTGCTCTCTGTGCTGTTCACTTAATCGCGATTGATCGCGGTCCACGCTGGATTTTTTATTTCTCTAAACCTACCCCTATCCTACTGATGGCATTAACTATTGCCGTCTGCCCTAGCCCTTTATCTGAGTTTGCTGGGTGGGTTGTCGCAGGCTTGCTGCTCTCTGCAATCGGCGACATTCTGCTGATGCATCCAAAAGATAAATTTGTCTCCGGTTTGCTAGTATTTCTGTTCGCACATATCGCCTATACCTTAGGTTTTGCTACTACCATCACCGAATTGACATGGTGGCCAATCGCCATTTGGTCTGCATTGGGCGTGATCGCATTTTTACTGTTGTTGCCCAATCTTGGCAAAATGGCATTCCCAGTTGCTGGATATATCGTAGTCATCGTATTGATGACATGCGCAGCAACGGAATACTGGCTTGGATACAACAACAGTGCCTCACGCCTTGCTCTGATGGGTGCGGCGATGTTTATGCTTTCTGATTTGGTGCTAGCCATTGACCGATTTCGCTCTTCATCACAGTTTTCGCGACATGTCGTGATGTTCACCTACTACAGCGCACAGGCTTTGCTCACGTTGTCAGTGATCCCCTAACCGCGAGCTTTAAACGCATCTTTTTCAAGACCATGCTTTTTCATTCTCAGATAGAGCTTTTTACGCGGCACTTGTAGGTAGTTCGCGGCATCGGCTACGCGGCCAGAAAACAGAAACAGCGCATCTTCAATCACTTGCTTTTCGTAATCGTCCACCAGCTCATCCAATGGAGAGAGCATCTCTTCTTGATTGTAGAGACGCTCTTTGCCCGCCAGTTTTACAATACCGATCGCGTACAGTTCCGCCACATTACGCAGCTCACGCACATTCCCCGGCCATTGGTGAGCGCGCAACAAGGCAAGATAATGCGGTTCAACATTGGGCATAGGTTTGCCCAGCTTGTAGCAGCTCTGTTTTAGGAAGTAATGGAACAGCGCCGCAATATCATCTGGTCGTTGACGCAGTAATGGCACATCGATCTGCCCTTGATTCAGTAGATAATAAAGCTCAGGTAACAACTGGTTTTGTGCAATCAGTTGTTCCGGTTGTTGGTCAATCACCGCAATCACTCGCGTTCTTGGACGGTTTAATCGCTCTTGGTTAAGAAGACTTTGTACCAAAGTGCGCTGTACTTCTTCCGAGAGCAACTCAATATGGTCAATGAGTAAGGTTCCCCCTGCACTTTCCTGTACCTTAGGTTCAAGCATACTCCACTCGGTTTTTGCCGAAGCCACTAACTCAACCAAGGGCAAGTGGCCGTTATTGATGGTTAGCTGATGGATAAGGTAGGCGATGGTGTGCCGCCCACAACCCGACTCTCCCACAATCACCACATGGCGATTCAATAGTGCATATTGCGCAACATGGGAGCGAATTTGCTCCATTTGTGCTGATTTCCCGACTAATTCACGTTTCACCGAACGGGATAACAGCAGCTTTTGTTCAATGAATGAACGACGCAACTCAAGATGTTGCT
This genomic window from Vibrio mimicus contains:
- a CDS encoding sigma-54-dependent transcriptional regulator — encoded protein: MKSTVLLIDDDQDVLDSYLHLMSIAGLTAKAVIDPTQAMSYIQPDWNGVVLLDMYMPQLHGMELLKQIKAVDDKIPVIVITGHGDIPMAVEAVKMGACDFLEKPINPPQLLTLIKQHLELRRSFIEQKLLLSRSVKRELVGKSAQMEQIRSHVAQYALLNRHVVIVGESGCGRHTIAYLIHQLTINNGHLPLVELVASAKTEWSMLEPKVQESAGGTLLIDHIELLSEEVQRTLVQSLLNQERLNRPRTRVIAVIDQQPEQLIAQNQLLPELYYLLNQGQIDVPLLRQRPDDIAALFHYFLKQSCYKLGKPMPNVEPHYLALLRAHQWPGNVRELRNVAELYAIGIVKLAGKERLYNQEEMLSPLDELVDDYEKQVIEDALFLFSGRVADAANYLQVPRKKLYLRMKKHGLEKDAFKARG
- a CDS encoding lysoplasmalogenase, whose product is MWLLIIALCAVHLIAIDRGPRWIFYFSKPTPILLMALTIAVCPSPLSEFAGWVVAGLLLSAIGDILLMHPKDKFVSGLLVFLFAHIAYTLGFATTITELTWWPIAIWSALGVIAFLLLLPNLGKMAFPVAGYIVVIVLMTCAATEYWLGYNNSASRLALMGAAMFMLSDLVLAIDRFRSSSQFSRHVVMFTYYSAQALLTLSVIP
- a CDS encoding iron-containing alcohol dehydrogenase yields the protein MHFSYVNPTKILFGQGQIDSIRREIAKDKKILLLYGGGSIKRNGVYEQVVQALGEHVWVEFSGVEPNPTKETLDRAVEMVKNQQIDFILAVGGGSVIDGSKYVAAAAYYEGDGWDILTGQHTVQQATPIGAILTLPATGSESNTGAVITKAETQDKLAFLSPAVQPRFAVLDPDVMKSLPERQLVNGLVDAWVHVCEQYLTLPTQAMVQEGYAEVLLRNLLTLGAEFTNRDNDAWRANLMWTANQALNGLIGTGVPQDWATHMIGHELTALWHVDHARSLAIVQPWLLRNQLEHKKAKLEQMGKNVFGLPQTDDLAEKTIAAIEAFYHQLNVATQFGEHGMEKDAAVDAVLQQLTAHGMLKLGEQGSITLQESRKILEHALS